The Anopheles maculipalpis chromosome 3RL, idAnoMacuDA_375_x, whole genome shotgun sequence genomic sequence CCATAATTCAAAAACCAAGCCTAACCTCGATACATTGGTTACAGACTTTTAGCCAGACTACCAACATGTAGCACACGTATCGGATGCATCTTGTAGCGCGTATCAAACCACGAAACGGCGCAAATTATTTGAACACTTTTATTCAATCCACCAAAACATTAcaagtttaaaaatatgagCTCTTGAGAGTCGTCTAAGCCCATATCCGGGCACGGTATCAAATGTAGTTTGACTGCGGAAAGCTATGGAGAGAGATCTTTCCATCGTTACAAATCCATGCCGAACCGTTCTCTCCCTTAACGATTGCCTGTATCACGCAGTCTGCAACAACGTCAGGGCTGTACCGATTAGAAACAAATTGTGTGTAACAGACATCAGGAGGATAAACAAAAAGACACATCCTTAAGTCTTTCAACTTACCTCTGAGGTTTAAAGGACTTTAACTCCTGGAACATTTTGTTCAACACTTTCACTTCGGTGTACAGTGATCTGCAATTGGCAAACATTGGAGTACGTGTGCCACCCGGGCAGATGATTACGAACTTTACTCCCGTTTCATGGTAGACGGGTTGAACCTTTAGAAAAGGATAAATGTTATTAGTACACAGCGAGTTCTTCTGTAAATTAAAGCTGCCTTACTCCCAGCGACCGCGTGAACCCAACTATGCCATGCTTCGTAGCACAGTAGGTAGGAAGAAAGGTGACCGGCTCAAGTCCTGCTATGGAGGAAACGTTCACGATCACTCCACCTTTACCACCGTTTGCCCGGGACATCATGTTAAGCGCGATTAGACACGAATTAATTGGTCCAGTCTGTGTGGCAAAACGGTTTAGAAGTGAGTAATAGATTTTAGCTTGGATTGTACGTCTCGGTGTCACGTACCAGATTAACGGCAACCACTTTATCGGGCACTTCATTCTCAACAATCCCGGCAGAATTTATCAGAATGTCTATGCACCCTAATGCCCCCTGTACATCCTTCTCCAATGTCTGCTTCAATTCGGTGCGGTTGGATATATCACAGACGATGCATAGTATCTGTGCATCACGATTGTGTTCCTTCAAGCGCTCCAGATTCTCATCGGACAACTGCACCATGTCAAGAATGACCAGTTTCTGTTGGAATTTTGTACACAGTTAAAGAATATAGATTGTTCTCCTGGATTTGTTCGTTCCCAGTTTTTCACACCTTTACACCTTCCTTCAGCAGATGTTGTCCGATTGCTAGGCCTATACCACCACAGCCACCGAAAATTGCAGCGTTTTTGCCTTCTAGAGACATCACTTTTCTCAACAATCACTTCACAAACGAGCACACAGGGATAGTGTAATTTGATAGCGAATCTATCTTACTGGTTGAAGCTGCGAATGCAAAATGCTGTACTACACTCTGTACACTCAGATATACTGTGCACAGTTTGTGGCCACCTTTGCCGCGTAACCGCAGATCGGGCCCCTCCTCTCGAAGTATACGTAGGAAGTCCATACGGCAAGGTGAACCACACAAATTAATTACTACGCTAGTTTTGCTTAGGTACGAACGTGTTTGATAAGCACATGATGCTCCGCTCTACCACGCGCCTTACCTACTGTTGCCAGCTAAAGGTAATAATGGGCCCGAACAATTGTAGAGGTGGTTTAAATTAGCTGTTAAATGTATAATAAGAGCGAAGTACGGCTTACCGTGCAGGAGCCTTAAAGCGGTGATTTAACTGAGCTGTTTTTACGGAAAAAAATTTTATGCCACAAACAACGCCATTCCATTCCTGTGTCGATGACTTAAGAACTGCAATAAGAAGATATACAATCTCCAATAGGTCCTACGCGATTAAggtctttttcttgtttgtgtttttggaaCAACGATCTTggaggtcacgccggccaacAAATGGCTTGatgacaccacgtagttgaatattgCTGCCTTCACCTCACCTAACCATAATTCACCTTTTCTCATGCATAATGCCATCATCATCCTATTTTATCGCTACTAATACTACCTAATCTACTAAGTAAATTAGTGGGCTAGGGTAGCATATTTTATTCTTACAAATCACGGAGCTAACAGAATTTATTCTTATAGGAATTAGAAAAATAACACCTCTCCTCGCTCAAGGTATAaccgaaaaaaggaaatggctTGGAGCTAAGAGGGTCGGCATCCTCATGCTGGATTAGTAATTGTGTATTATTGGTCTATCGATGAtaaaaaatctatttcaaCAAGCATACACCTCAACACAACCTCCGACAAGGAGTCAAATGGCTTTTTACCTCTTTTACCATCCTTTCCCAAGGCCCTCCAAAATGTTGGCCCTGCTTATAGGGCACAGTTGGTAATGACTCTCTTAACTAATTGCTAGGTCTGGGCGCAAATCTCAGTGTTCCCGACACAGCACGTGCAATTATCCATGGAACCTTAGCTCTCGGACCGGTATATGATAATCCGATCGAGGGTGAGAGAAGGCTGTGAACTACGTGCTCAAACAACCACCGCAGCCAATCAATAAAAAAGGGCTTATGGTTATGGTTATGATTCTACGATTGAACATCCTAACGCAATCCTAATTTATATTATCACTTTACTTAATGTATATGCCCAAAACCTTAATTATTAACCTAATTTCTGTAGCCTACTTTTTCCTTTagaataatttctttttttttggcgccaAATCCCATTAGAAGCGCTGCTGCTTTCCTTCAGTTGGGGAGTAGAGAGAAAGTCATGGGCCCAGTTTATTGATGGATACCTTCTCCTGGCAAGACCGGTGAGGACTCGGTCTTGCCATGTGAAGATCGGCTCACCACCTTGCCACCAGTGAATACCCCTTCAGACACCCTTTGGACGAGACTTGAAGGAGATCATTTGGGCATGATCCAAAAGGATGTCTCAAGAAGAGTTTCATCTATAActatcaaaagaaaaacttaacACCAAAGCCTCGTTTGTTAGTGTGTGGTCTATTTAACATAAATAGGATTAAAAGTCATTTCCTCGTCACTACGTCGCTTAGCATTGTACCCCTTGTTCCCGTGTCACGCTTATAtaaaattactttattttgaCAACTCCCAGCTCAAAACAACACGCATGACACCAAAAGAGAGCTTaaccataaattaaattactattACTAGAGC encodes the following:
- the LOC126562883 gene encoding alcohol dehydrogenase 1-like translates to MSLEGKNAAIFGGCGGIGLAIGQHLLKEGVKKLVILDMVQLSDENLERLKEHNRDAQILCIVCDISNRTELKQTLEKDVQGALGCIDILINSAGIVENEVPDKVVAVNLTGPINSCLIALNMMSRANGGKGGVIVNVSSIAGLEPVTFLPTYCATKHGIVGFTRSLGVQPVYHETGVKFVIICPGGTRTPMFANCRSLYTEVKVLNKMFQELKSFKPQSPDVVADCVIQAIVKGENGSAWICNDGKISLHSFPQSNYI